In Novosphingobium resinovorum, the following are encoded in one genomic region:
- a CDS encoding VOC family protein, which yields MKLRSIELALPDPAAAAAFMTDVWGMAPADVIGTTHYLRGSGSYPYLVAFEQSADEFVRSTTFLCSAEELDGISGRAAAAGWPHRATVSEDPGGGHGLLVELPEGELLRFLVDAGEVEPIAGRDLPVKLTHVVFNSADAEASGLAVEEVLGFRVSDRTKGMVFVRCNDSHHSTAFARAGISSLNHIAFEMEDLDAVMRGIGRLRDHALAPAWGPGRHGPGANVYAYYIAPFGPVIEFSTAVEKVPDDYRVGAPEDWTWPENRIDQWGISDKDFAGLRRAEERFRFRRDWQDEAQGQ from the coding sequence ATGAAACTGCGAAGCATCGAACTGGCGCTGCCCGATCCGGCCGCTGCTGCCGCCTTCATGACCGATGTGTGGGGCATGGCGCCCGCCGACGTGATCGGCACGACCCATTACCTGCGCGGTTCCGGTTCCTACCCCTACCTCGTCGCCTTCGAGCAATCGGCGGACGAGTTCGTCCGCTCCACGACCTTCCTGTGCTCGGCGGAGGAGCTTGACGGTATCTCGGGCCGCGCCGCCGCCGCAGGCTGGCCGCACCGCGCCACGGTCAGCGAGGACCCCGGCGGCGGGCACGGCCTGCTCGTCGAACTGCCCGAAGGCGAACTGCTGCGCTTCCTCGTCGATGCAGGCGAAGTAGAGCCGATCGCGGGCCGCGACCTGCCGGTCAAGCTCACCCACGTCGTGTTCAACTCGGCCGATGCCGAGGCGTCCGGGCTGGCGGTGGAGGAAGTGCTGGGCTTTCGCGTTTCCGACCGGACCAAGGGCATGGTCTTCGTGCGCTGCAACGACAGCCACCACTCGACCGCTTTCGCGCGGGCGGGGATCAGTTCGCTTAATCACATCGCCTTCGAAATGGAGGACCTCGATGCGGTGATGCGCGGCATTGGGAGGCTGCGCGACCATGCGCTGGCGCCTGCCTGGGGGCCGGGGCGGCATGGGCCAGGGGCCAACGTCTACGCCTACTACATCGCGCCGTTCGGGCCGGTGATCGAGTTCTCCACCGCCGTCGAGAAAGTGCCCGACGACTACCGTGTCGGCGCGCCGGAGGACTGGACCTGGCCGGAGAACCGCATCGACCAGTGGGGCATCTCGGACAAGGATTTCGCCGGACTGCGCCGCGCCGAGGAACGCTTCCGCTTCCGCCGCGACTGGCAGGACGAAGCGCAAGGACAATGA